The Prochlorococcus sp. MIT 1341 genomic interval CAAAGTCAAACAAGCCGTTGCATCAATACTTTCATCAGGAAGCAGATCAATTTCACTCAACCAAGCCCTTAAATCGTCAGGAAGCAAAGTACATGGATGTTGAGCTGGGGTGTCACTGGGGCCAGCCGGGGTGGCGACCCTCCATGTATCAGCCCAAATCAAAAGAGCTGGCCTACCGGTACTGCCCGGTGTGCGAATAGCCGGAAGCCAAGTGGCATGAAGCAAACTCATAGCCGAGACACGGCAATCATGCGTTTGGTTCCTCTCAAAAAGAGTGCGCTACCTAACAGTAGTCAGCACACCCACTGAAAATCTAATATTAATCATGCCAAGGACTTTAAAACCAGTCATCACTAAACTTTCAAATCTTCTACTTTTCCATTAAAAGAACCTAAAATAGTAATTTTGTCTATATGAGTGGCAGCAACCTTTAACAAAAAACTTGAACCCTATTACTATTCCCAAATCACCTAAAACTAAAAACACCGGAATGCAATTTTAACTCTGGTTTCATGAAAACCAAATCTCCTTCCATCAACTGACTATAGACATGACGGTTAACAGGCAAAGACCTTCACAAAAAAACCATCCACATAGTGGTGATGAGATAAGGAGCGCCTTCATCAAGTTCTTTACCGAGCGTGATCATTTAGTTATTCCTAGCGCCTCACTTGTCCCTGAAGACCCAACAGTCCTAATGACAATTGCTGGGATGCTCCCTTTCAAACCAATTTTTTTAGGGCAAGAAAAAGCACCTGCGGCTAGAGCAGTAAGCTCGCAAAAATGCATACGTACTAACGATATAGAAAATGTAGGGCGCACAGCAAGGCATCAAACATTTTTCGAGATGCTAGGGAACTTCTCATTTGGGGATTATTTCAAGCAAGAAGCAATTACTTGGGCTTGGGAACTCAGCACTGAAGTCTTTGGCCTGAACCCAGAACATCTAGTCATTAGTATTTTTCGTGATGATCATGAGGCTGAAACAATTTGGCGAGATGTTGTAGGCGTTAACCCTAAACGAATCATACGTATGGATGAAAAAGACAACTTTTGGTCTTCTGGACCAACGGGTCCATGCGGTCCGTGTTCAGAACTTTATTATGATTTTAAGCCACAGTTAGGCGTTGAACATATTGATCTTGATGATGATGATCGCTTTATCGAATTCTATAACCTTGTCTTTATGGAATACAACAAAGATACTCACGGCTCATTAACCCCGCTATCTAACAAAAATATTGATACTGGTATGGGACTGGAGCGCATGGCTCAGATTCTTCAAAAAGCTCCGAACAACTATGAAACAGACCTTATTTATCCAATAATTCTAAAAGCATCATCTCTCGCAAATATCAACTACAAAAAAATAGACAATCAAAAAAGAACATCGCTGAAGATTATTGGGGATCATAGTCGAGCAATCACATTTATGATCAGCGATGGCATCAGAGCAAGCAACCTAGGTCGTGGTTATATTCTAAGACGACTAATTCGTAGAGTCATTCGACATGGAAAACTAATAAACATTAAAAAACCATTTCTAGGAGAAATGGGAGACGCAGTAATTGAACTAATGAAATCAACCTATCCTAAATTACTAGAAAGGCGTAATGTGATTTTATTAGAATTAGAAAGAGAGGAAAGCCGATTCTTAGAAACACTCGAGCGCGGAGAAAAATTACTCACAGAAATTTTATCAAAAAACCCAAAGAAAATTAGCGGAAATACAGCCTTTGAACTGTATGACACCTTCGGATTTCCTTTAGAACTAACTCAAGAAATTATCGCGGAGCATGGAATATCCGTTGAATTAGAAGGCTTTGAAAAAGCTATGAAAAAACAAAGAGAAAGAGCAAAAGCAGCTACTGCAAGTATTGATTTAACAACCCAAGGTGCCCTAGATAAAATGGTTTCTAGTACAAGTTCGACTGTATTTGAAGGCTATGAAATTCTTGAGAAAAAAAGCAGTGTCGTAGGAATGGTAGTCAATGGGGAGTCAGATAAACAGGTTCAACCTGGTGACAACGTAGATATAGCACTTGACGTGACATCATTTTATGGCGAAGGTGGTGGTCAGGTAGGTGATTGTGGCGTAATTACATCCAATGAAGAATCAAATAATAATCTATTAATTCGAATCAGTGGTGTCACTCGTAAGAAAAATATTTTCATTCATAATGGTAAATTAATTCAAGGTAAAATAGCTTTAGGAGATGTTGTCAAGACGAAAGTCAATCAAAACCTACGTAAACGTGCCCAAGCAAATCATACAGCTACACATCTTCTTCAATCAGCCCTAAAAAATATCCTTGGAGAAGAGATCAGCCAAGCAGGTTCTCTTGTTGACTTCAATCGTCTCCGCTTTGATTTTAACTATTCATGTGGAGTGACCACACAAGAATTAATCGAGATTGAAAAGCTCATCAATTACTGGATATCAGAAGCATATGATCTAGAAATAAACTACATGTCTCTTGAGAAGGCGAAGGCTATGGGTGCATTAGCTATGTTCGGTGAAAAATATGAGAGTAAAGTTCGAGTCGTAGATATTCCGGGAGTTTCAAAAGAATTATGTGGGGGTACTCATGTAAGAAATACTTCCGAAATTGGGCTTTTTAAAATCATTAATGAAAGTGGTATATCCGCGGGAATTCGACGCATTGAAGCCATAGCAGGGCCTGCCGTTTTAGAATTCTTAAATGAAAGAGATGAAATAGTTAATCAGTTAACCAATAGATTTAAGGCTCAACCAAACGAAGTTTGTACAAGGGTTATTGCTTTACAACAGGAACTTAAGGAAACTAACAAAGAACTTGTGCTTGCGCGTGAGGAATTAGCAATTGCAAAAGCAATTACTCTAATTGAAGAGGCAATTGATATTGCAGATAATAAGGTTCTCATAAAAAGGCTTGATGGCCTCAGTGGAGTCGCACTGCAGAAAGCAGCAGAGAAATTAATAGCAAAATTAGGAGAAAAGACTGCTGTTATTCTCGGTGGCCTACCAACACCTCAAGATCAAAAGAAGGTCATTCTAGTTGCTGCATTTGGCAAAGGTCTGCTTTCAAGAGGCTTAAAAGCAGGAAAGTTTATAGGCGAAATTGCAAAAATTTGCGATGGTGGAGGTGGGGGAAAAGATCATCTAGCTCAGGCAGGAGGTCGCAATGGCGTAGCCCTTGGGAAGGCTTTAGCAACCTCAATGAGCAAACTGGAAGAAGAACTACAGTAATTTTATCTTTTCAGATAAGTACTTTGCCTTAAACTAGTTTCAACATGATCCATTAATAAACGAGCATCTTTAATCTTCAAAGCACCGCGTTGTATAG includes:
- the alaS gene encoding alanine--tRNA ligase translates to MTVNRQRPSQKNHPHSGDEIRSAFIKFFTERDHLVIPSASLVPEDPTVLMTIAGMLPFKPIFLGQEKAPAARAVSSQKCIRTNDIENVGRTARHQTFFEMLGNFSFGDYFKQEAITWAWELSTEVFGLNPEHLVISIFRDDHEAETIWRDVVGVNPKRIIRMDEKDNFWSSGPTGPCGPCSELYYDFKPQLGVEHIDLDDDDRFIEFYNLVFMEYNKDTHGSLTPLSNKNIDTGMGLERMAQILQKAPNNYETDLIYPIILKASSLANINYKKIDNQKRTSLKIIGDHSRAITFMISDGIRASNLGRGYILRRLIRRVIRHGKLINIKKPFLGEMGDAVIELMKSTYPKLLERRNVILLELEREESRFLETLERGEKLLTEILSKNPKKISGNTAFELYDTFGFPLELTQEIIAEHGISVELEGFEKAMKKQRERAKAATASIDLTTQGALDKMVSSTSSTVFEGYEILEKKSSVVGMVVNGESDKQVQPGDNVDIALDVTSFYGEGGGQVGDCGVITSNEESNNNLLIRISGVTRKKNIFIHNGKLIQGKIALGDVVKTKVNQNLRKRAQANHTATHLLQSALKNILGEEISQAGSLVDFNRLRFDFNYSCGVTTQELIEIEKLINYWISEAYDLEINYMSLEKAKAMGALAMFGEKYESKVRVVDIPGVSKELCGGTHVRNTSEIGLFKIINESGISAGIRRIEAIAGPAVLEFLNERDEIVNQLTNRFKAQPNEVCTRVIALQQELKETNKELVLAREELAIAKAITLIEEAIDIADNKVLIKRLDGLSGVALQKAAEKLIAKLGEKTAVILGGLPTPQDQKKVILVAAFGKGLLSRGLKAGKFIGEIAKICDGGGGGKDHLAQAGGRNGVALGKALATSMSKLEEELQ